CGAAGGCTGATGAAGTATATGGCCATATGATCGAGGATTGTAAGTTTGGGGTGGCTAATCTGCCCGATACTTATGCAAGTAATAACCGTGCAAGACCTTCGAAAGGTTCAGCACAGACATTATTAGCGTCGATTTACATGATACAAGGGAAGTGGGCTGAGGCCGCGACCGAGGCTGAGGCGGTAATCAAAGCTGCAAGTTCTTATAACTATGCTTTGGTAAGAGACTTCCAAGATCTATGGAAAGCAGACTTGGGTTTCCAATCCGAACACGTATGGGTTGCTGACTTTACGGGAGGTATCACAGGAGAGAACAGTTCAAATGTGGATTATACAGCACCAATGACGGGAGTACGTGATGCTGACATGCAAGGATGGAGCGTATTAGTCCCATCAAATGGGATGTTTGCAAGCTTCTCGGATCAGGATTATCGTAAGAAGATCAGTTACTTGTTAGAAACACCAATAAAGGGTGTTATGACACCGTGGAGTAAGTTCCGTTGGCCTAAGATTCACACCGCGAAGTGGTGCTTATTTCCAGGCAACAATGCAGGCGCTGATGGGGCAGATTCGGATATCAAGCATGTTATCTTCCGTTATGCTGAGGTTTTATTGATGGCTGCCGAAGCAATCAACGAAAGCAAAGGCGGTCCTACGGCGGAAGCTTACAGTTATCTAAACGCTGTTAGAGCGCGAGCGCGCTATACGCCGCAAGGACAACAGGCCTATCCTGCCGATGCGACGGGAATGACACAGGCGCAATTCAGAGCGGCAGTACGCGAAGAGCGTCGTGTAGAACTTGCATTCGAATGGAAGCGATGGTATGATATCAAACGTTGGAATATCGTTGTTGAATCTTTCACAAAACCCGATGCTTTAGAAAAGCAGGCTAACGTGAAAGATCATCATAAACTATTACCGGTGCCGCAAGATGAGATAAATAGAAATCAAAACTTGTTGCCGCAGAATCCGGGGTATTAATACCTAGAAATAAAGTCAGCCTGCATTTAGTTGAATGCAGATATCGATTAAATTATAATGAGAGAAGAAGCTGTCCAATTGGGCAGCTTCTTCTTCATTTTTCAACTTAATAGTGATAATAAAACGCAATCGGGGAGATTGCATACATCTTTCTAATTAACAATTATGGAGAGGATTTTTTGTATTTTAATTATTGCCTAGTATCTTCTTCCTAAGCCCCTTGTTCTCTTGAGGGCGTATGAGCAGGCGATAGCTGTTGCCATTGTTTGCCGACTCAGGATCATTGCTGATAATAACCTGTACTAGCTCTTTGGATTGCGGTCGTATATACGAATTGGTTAATGTGTTATTCTTTCCGACCTCCGTCTTCACCAATCTATAGTCTGCTTTCTTCAGCTCATCGAGCGTCTGCTCGTAAAAAGCAGGTTCTGATAGCTCGAGGAATATCCTATTCTTGCTCATGTTTTTGACATGGATAGTCCCTAAGAGATGCCCTTGCGCATTCCTGTAGATTACGGAGTCCTGCTTGAGGTCATCATCTCTCCAAGTACTATAGAGCGAGAATCCTTTTTGATATAGGACATTTTGGACTTCTGCGACAGCCTTGCTGCGTAAGCTCTTCAATTCTGATAAACTGATTTCCTGAGCTTGAGTCGCAGCGAGCGGGAATATCATCATGCATATTAGAACTGGAAGTAGATGTCGCATACAGAACAATCGGTATCTTTTTAAATTCAATTTATACGCCTGTTGGGTTATGTTTCAACTTGTTTTCCATATCGATATACTCGCTATCGCTCTTCAATCTGTATGACTTAGCACGGACGGTCACCTTGAATTTCTTTCTTTTCTGATCTACGATATAACGTGGGTTAAGTACGCCGTCAGCGCCATTTTCAATCGCTTGTCTTTCTGCAGCAAGGAGAGCTGCTTGCTTCAATTGCTCAAGTGTATAGCGCTTAAACTGTTTTTTGTTTTCCACCGTAAAGATTGCATCCTTGTCCAAGATCGTATACTCGTTACGCTTTAACGTATTGCTGATTTGTGTCGTTTGCGAGTTGATGCTATTCTCTATGTTTTTTGAAGATCCACAAGAACCGAAAAACAGGCCAGACACTGCTATTGCTAGCATATACTTAAATGATTTCATGATGAAAATTGAATTAGATTAATAAATATTTCGATGCAAAAATGCGTCATTTCTAAAATTGATGGGAAATAAGCATAGGGTAGTTTGGCGTGTAGTTTTGCACTAATCTTGGAGTAGGGGGAGATGCTTACCCTGCGGGTAGTGGTTGCTAAGTGATTTTAGGCGAGGACGATAGCTGGTTCCTGTATTGGCGTTAGGGTTTGTGTGGAATAGAAATGAATCGCCAAAACTTTCTGTAATCGACCAATGAAATTGTAGCAATGGAGGATTTGTTTCTAAAAAAGCCTTCCAAATACTCGGGAATTAAGGTATTTTTGTTGTTAACATCTATTATTATCCTACGAAAAACAAGCAATAGCATCTACGGCAAACGCTCATTTTCGACTATCTTATTTCAATAATGCGAAAGGCTTTATTAG
The DNA window shown above is from Sphingobacterium hotanense and carries:
- a CDS encoding RagB/SusD family nutrient uptake outer membrane protein; this encodes MKKIFKFFVIAGLCVVSASCTKLDEEPTSILVPSQYFNTEADAEAAVMGIYSLVANGDGYGRRLTMVLQLLGDDMDIADIGTQSSRIQLNSFSHDASNQDILAVWRTAYLGIGAANAAIDGIPKVQMDEKKKNALIAEARVLRALFYSHLVQLFGDVPYMGASVTDPATVTDIPRTKADEVYGHMIEDCKFGVANLPDTYASNNRARPSKGSAQTLLASIYMIQGKWAEAATEAEAVIKAASSYNYALVRDFQDLWKADLGFQSEHVWVADFTGGITGENSSNVDYTAPMTGVRDADMQGWSVLVPSNGMFASFSDQDYRKKISYLLETPIKGVMTPWSKFRWPKIHTAKWCLFPGNNAGADGADSDIKHVIFRYAEVLLMAAEAINESKGGPTAEAYSYLNAVRARARYTPQGQQAYPADATGMTQAQFRAAVREERRVELAFEWKRWYDIKRWNIVVESFTKPDALEKQANVKDHHKLLPVPQDEINRNQNLLPQNPGY